The following are from one region of the Zonotrichia leucophrys gambelii isolate GWCS_2022_RI chromosome 1A, RI_Zleu_2.0, whole genome shotgun sequence genome:
- the MANSC1 gene encoding MANSC domain-containing protein 1 isoform X1, with product MSRRGSRWPVRLLLTACLMAGPALGQECSAEKMENSILDIDLSLPRGVRGAEPLRVPGVGACVRACCSGHRLSGDKKCNLIIFYAARASTHPNCYLFYCPSTEACPMKPATGLVSYRITTEDKSIKTENFSSNEYSLPSDAGTFISHSQDIHQNHTGSLEQSVFHQASELLNHIGKHLDNMELHTVSPESQKAKESESLDPISRQQGIHVPPSTPSAAPVGNPTASFPTSARAGAPETSSAPPAALPTGTAQLESLATSLHPGAAKPTTASPSTAASPPAANPADPASSITATHRVPLSKPTNSASPSTTVQVTTNSGSATALSGLRTPAMAPEPTVVTSSDSSPVTLLSFPGFILSSDSPASSQNDLQGYDPSDSESSLSEGVLRGKDVFQLGEKSSLVAALFFGMMFLLLVIVLTGRKIHESLQKRRYTRLDYLINGIYADV from the exons ATGTCCCGCCGGGGCAGCCGCTGGCCGGTTCGCCTGCTGCTGACCGCCTGCCTGATGGCCGGGCCGGCGCTGGGCCAGGAGTGCTCGGCGGAGAAGATGGAGAATTCCATCCTCGATATAGACCTGTCCCTGCCCCGCGGCGTGCGGGGCGCGGAGCCGCTGCGCGTCCCCGGCGTGGGTGCGTGTGTCCGCGCCTGCTGCTCGGGGCACCGGCTCTCAG GAGACAAGAAGtgtaatttgattattttttatgcTGCAAGAGCAAGCACACATCCAAACTGCTACTTGTTTTACTGTCCTAGCACTGAGGCTTGTCCAATGAAACCTGCAACAGGACTTGTGAGCTACAGGATAACTACAG AAGATAAATCCATCAAGACTGAGAACTTTTCTTCAAATGAGTATTCTTTGCCTTCGGATGCTGGAACCTTTATTTCTCACAGTCAGGACATCCATCAGAATCACACTGGCAGTTTGGAGCAGTCTGTCTTTCATCAGGCTTCTGAACTCCTGAACCACATAGGcaagcatttggacaacatgGAACTTCATACAGTTTCTCCTGAATctcaaaaagcaaaagaatcTGAGAGCTTGGACCCCATCTCAAGGCAGCAGGGAATTCATGTGCCACCCAGCActccttctgctgctccagttGGAAACCCCACTGCTtccttccccacctctgctcGGGCTGGTGCCCCTGAAACCAGcagtgctcctcctgctgctctgccaacaggcactgcccagctggagTCTCTTGCAACCTCTCTGCATCCTGGTGCTGCCAAACCAACCACAGCCAGCCCTagcacagctgcctctccaCCTGCAGCTAATCCTGCTGACCCTGCCTCCAGCATCACTGCCACTCATCGTGTTCCTCTTTCCAAGCCCACAAATTCTGCTTCTCCTTCTACAACCGTGCAGGTGACCACGAATTCTGGATCTGCTACTGCCCTATCAGGGCTAAGGACTCCAGCCATGGCTCCTGAGCCAACAGTTGTCACTTCCAGTGATTCCAGCCCTGTGACCCTGCTCTCTTTTCCAGGTTTCATTCTGTCCAGCGATTCCCCTGCATCTTCCCAAAATGACCTTCAGGGTTATGACCCATCTGACTCAGAGAGCTCCCTGTCAGAAGGTGTTCTGAGGGGGAAAGATGTCTttcagctgggggaaaaaagcagccttGTAGCAGCTTTGTTTTTTGGGATGATGTTCCTGTTGCTGGTTATTGTGCTGACAGGGAGGAAAATCCATGAATCTCTTCAGAAGAGGCGTTACACCAGGCTGGATTATTTGATCAATGGAATTTATGCTGATGTCTGA
- the MANSC1 gene encoding MANSC domain-containing protein 1 isoform X2: protein MSRRGSRWPVRLLLTACLMAGPALGQECSAEKMENSILDIDLSLPRGVRGAEPLRVPGVGACVRACCSGHRLSGDKKCNLIIFYAARASTHPNCYLFYCPSTEACPMKPATGLVSYRITTDKSIKTENFSSNEYSLPSDAGTFISHSQDIHQNHTGSLEQSVFHQASELLNHIGKHLDNMELHTVSPESQKAKESESLDPISRQQGIHVPPSTPSAAPVGNPTASFPTSARAGAPETSSAPPAALPTGTAQLESLATSLHPGAAKPTTASPSTAASPPAANPADPASSITATHRVPLSKPTNSASPSTTVQVTTNSGSATALSGLRTPAMAPEPTVVTSSDSSPVTLLSFPGFILSSDSPASSQNDLQGYDPSDSESSLSEGVLRGKDVFQLGEKSSLVAALFFGMMFLLLVIVLTGRKIHESLQKRRYTRLDYLINGIYADV from the exons ATGTCCCGCCGGGGCAGCCGCTGGCCGGTTCGCCTGCTGCTGACCGCCTGCCTGATGGCCGGGCCGGCGCTGGGCCAGGAGTGCTCGGCGGAGAAGATGGAGAATTCCATCCTCGATATAGACCTGTCCCTGCCCCGCGGCGTGCGGGGCGCGGAGCCGCTGCGCGTCCCCGGCGTGGGTGCGTGTGTCCGCGCCTGCTGCTCGGGGCACCGGCTCTCAG GAGACAAGAAGtgtaatttgattattttttatgcTGCAAGAGCAAGCACACATCCAAACTGCTACTTGTTTTACTGTCCTAGCACTGAGGCTTGTCCAATGAAACCTGCAACAGGACTTGTGAGCTACAGGATAACTACAG ATAAATCCATCAAGACTGAGAACTTTTCTTCAAATGAGTATTCTTTGCCTTCGGATGCTGGAACCTTTATTTCTCACAGTCAGGACATCCATCAGAATCACACTGGCAGTTTGGAGCAGTCTGTCTTTCATCAGGCTTCTGAACTCCTGAACCACATAGGcaagcatttggacaacatgGAACTTCATACAGTTTCTCCTGAATctcaaaaagcaaaagaatcTGAGAGCTTGGACCCCATCTCAAGGCAGCAGGGAATTCATGTGCCACCCAGCActccttctgctgctccagttGGAAACCCCACTGCTtccttccccacctctgctcGGGCTGGTGCCCCTGAAACCAGcagtgctcctcctgctgctctgccaacaggcactgcccagctggagTCTCTTGCAACCTCTCTGCATCCTGGTGCTGCCAAACCAACCACAGCCAGCCCTagcacagctgcctctccaCCTGCAGCTAATCCTGCTGACCCTGCCTCCAGCATCACTGCCACTCATCGTGTTCCTCTTTCCAAGCCCACAAATTCTGCTTCTCCTTCTACAACCGTGCAGGTGACCACGAATTCTGGATCTGCTACTGCCCTATCAGGGCTAAGGACTCCAGCCATGGCTCCTGAGCCAACAGTTGTCACTTCCAGTGATTCCAGCCCTGTGACCCTGCTCTCTTTTCCAGGTTTCATTCTGTCCAGCGATTCCCCTGCATCTTCCCAAAATGACCTTCAGGGTTATGACCCATCTGACTCAGAGAGCTCCCTGTCAGAAGGTGTTCTGAGGGGGAAAGATGTCTttcagctgggggaaaaaagcagccttGTAGCAGCTTTGTTTTTTGGGATGATGTTCCTGTTGCTGGTTATTGTGCTGACAGGGAGGAAAATCCATGAATCTCTTCAGAAGAGGCGTTACACCAGGCTGGATTATTTGATCAATGGAATTTATGCTGATGTCTGA